TGTAAATGtcaatgttttgttctgattgagaacagcagcaaaaaaaacccaccaccaaacCTCCTGATATTTTTGGAATAtcccatggaatggaaattcaATTTTCCGGCTTCTTCTAACAATAAGTAAAGTCCCCTCCTCTCAGGAATTAAAGGTGATTCTGAATGTTATTAGGGAGGCAACTTCCCCTTGATTCTCAGGCTGATCATGGGACCACCGGGTCTCAAAGCATGCACACGACTGCTTGAGAGAAAGGACTGGACTTTAGGCACTTTTGTGGCCCAGCCACTGACTAGGAAGAGACAAAGAGCCATACTCAGCAGAGAGCCTGGCAAGCTTTCTTCCAACACATGCTTTCCCATCGCCGCCTCTAGGCTAGAGTGGCGAGTTCAGTCCCCAATAGCCCACATGGAGACCAGAGGTGGTGGGAGGTTTGGGACATTTATAACCTTGCAGGGGAAAAGGCAGAGATAATGGAATACCTACCATTAGATTTAATACAAAGAGACTCTTCTCTGGATCTTTGTTTGAGAAGTCTAGACACTAACACGGATTATTTCCCACCTCCCCTTTGTTCCACAGGTTTCTGGTATCTGGTCCAGCTGTGAGAAACAGCTGTGGGGTGATAAAGGGGAATCAGATGCGTTCGGAAATGTGCAGTGCTGAATTTAAGTGGATTTGTCAGAAAGAAGCCGCCCTGATCTAAGCAATGACAGTAGGGAGGCAGTATCCTTAGAAATAATAGATTCCTAGATAGAAAGGCCATTCTGATtgtctactctgacctcctgcataacaaaggccagCGGTAAAAAGCTGACAGAAGAGAGCTACATGCTTCTCATagttagggtgatcagatgtcccgattttatagagacagtcttAATatctggggctttttcttatataggcacctattactaggtgaccagacagcaactgtgaaaaaacaggacaggaggtagggggtaataggctcctatataagaaaaagtcccccaaaatgggactgtccctttaaaaacgggacatctgatTACCctacctattactccccaccccctttcccgatttttcacacttgttatctggtcatcctactccCAGTCCTCTGAAAGGTCCAGCTTACCCCTGTGACAgtgagaattttctgtaatatttttgtatGACTCCTGTGCGTGCCTGAGTTTCCCCTGTATGCTGCATCATCACCTAGGAGGTAGAAAAAGGCTGGTTACTCTCAGGCAGGCTACTATGCAGGCTGACGCCTGTCTATGCTGACGCCTGTCTCGAGTGTGAGGCCCATGTGATTGGAAGTccatgaagacaatggcaaagccaACCCCCAGGACCATGGATGGCCCACCTCTCCGCAGGAAGCCAGCTGTGTTTGAGCAGCTGGACAACAAAGGACTGAGAAGGGGCCCGGTGGGACTGTCCTGAGAAATTCACCAAAGAGGACagagtgggagctgaggggggaaGACATACCACTTGGCTGGGGCTCTTAGACAACCAGAATGGACCTTGCTGCAACTTTATTTTCTCTATGTTAACCAAGGACTCTCTACACTGTGTTCCAGATAGCTAATAAACCCTCCTGCTTTTACCACTCTGGCTGGGAGTCATGGCAGATGCTGAAGGAGGGGTGCATGGCTCGTTTTGGGGATACAAGTCTCCCTCAGATGCCCATCTCAGGTGGCCTCACTGAAGGGAGCTCACAGCATGAAGCAGAGGTGCTGGAGACTTCGAGGTTCAGTTCAAGGAGGTGGTGAAGCCAAAGGGCTGACCCTGGTGACCGAGTGAGACCCTAAGGGAGTCTGGCACCCAAGGAGTCCTCCCAGGGACTGTTCTAAAGCGCTGGGCATGTGGATCTGTGACAAACCCCAATAACCATCATCCTTAGCATGTAGCGCCCTTCTTGTGCAGATCTTGGTGCTTTACACAAGGCAAGTGATCACCATTATTgtaggggtggagggggaaatggaagcagagatagaatcacagaaatataggactggaagggacctcgatagagcatctagtccagtctcctgcactgaggcaggactaagtattatctagaccatccctgacaggtgtttgttcaaattgttcttaaaaacctccaatgatagaaactccacaacctccctacgtaattcattccagtggttaattaccctgacagttagaaagattttcctaaaggtctaacctaaatctctatttttttttaatctaatgtaCTTAATACAGAGCCCTCGTTACTACAGTGACTATCTTTAACatctatttctcctcccacccctgccctgtcacCTAAGCCACTTCCAAGTCCATTGCTAAGGGCTGCTCTGAACCATCCCACGCTCCAGATTCCACCCCAGGTGAGGAGGGGAAGGCTgggtggtgctggctgcttctgctgtTGATGAGGCAACTCAGACTCCTCCCCGCACCAAATTAGTTGGCCAGCTGCTAGAAAATCCCCGTTTCTTCCTTCCACCTGGACACAGCCCTGCTGGCATCGAGGAGACGCTGAAGTGAATGCAGGGAAGAAGACAGAACAAAACCACAGACCCAGCAATGAGGTCATTTATTTACACAAAGTGCAAAAGAGtacaaaaatgtatttacagAAAAAGGTTTAAGTAGCAACTGTACTCTTATTCACAAGTGTTTCTCAAGTACACAGCATACTGTAGCCTATTAGTGGGTTCACTGAGCCAGGGTGAAATAGGGAGAATCCCCCAAAGTCTCTCCCAAGTTAGGCAGCTTGTGGGAGGCTCGCTGGGATGACGGATGGTGAAATTAAGCCCTGACTCTTGCCTTTTCACAGTTTGGTCTCGGCATTATTGCAACACCCTGGGGCCTGATTCCCTAAATTTCCTTAAACAGCTACTTTACACCACTGCAGAATGGGTGTAAGACTGGGTTTGCACCTAAAAATCAGATCGACCGAgctgcattgctcagggctgggaaAAATTTCACAGCCTGTGCACCGTAGTACGGTCGACTGTAGATGTagcttgacagaagaattctctcAGAGAGGTCGATCAAGTACACCTGCGGCAAAATTCCTTCTGTCGCTGTCACTGAGTCTCAAActtctgagagagacaaggtggggaaggtaatatcttttatcctgggcccaacacagctacaacacgcAACAAGGGAAGATATCGAATTTTGCCGCCTCTATGGAAATTCCACaatatgaagaaaaaggaagcaaagctTAAAGAAGTtaatgggcgacaggggacggatcacttgataattgcctgttctgttctttccctctgaagcacctgacattggccactgtcagaaaacaggacactgggctagatggacgtttggtctgacccagtatggctgttcttatattctaagttggtccaataaaagacattacctccaGGTTCTAAGACATTTGGATGGGAGTTTCAAAAGCATCTGTCTAAAGGCTTTTAAATGACTGGATAACCCTTTTGGGAACGAATTCCTACTGAGGTTAATCAGCCCATCACCTCTAGAAAGGAGAGATCGGACTCTGCTGTGTAGGATACAAACACATTGAGAAATAAACAGAGAAGGGCTGCATTTAAGCATGCGGCAGTAGGAAGCCCCAGCCATTCTGCTCGGATGCTGTATCCCTTTTCCCCAGCATCCCCTGTTTATGGCTGTGAGGTTCTCTGGGCGAGTCTTACTGAAGTCTGTTTGGACAGCCGCCAGCAAAATGGGGCCCCTGACCTTGACTGGAGCCTCCGGGTGCTACTGTGATGTAAATATCCTCAGAGAAGAGATCAGCAATAAATCATTCAGTGGCATCGTTTGCACCCCGGCCACCAGCACCCAACGTAGCACCGAAGAGTCAGCTCTGCATTGCTCTCCTCCTGGAGCAGCCCTTCGGCAGCAAGGAAATGCTTCATTCAACGGTAGCCCGGAGTCTGGAACTCGCCAGCCATCTTATCAGCGCCCTGCAGGTGGCGCTGTCACGTTACAGCAGCGCAGATGACCGCAGCGGTGACGTGGCTCCTGCCGTTGCAATATATGCAGATAGCGCAGCAGCAAAAGCTGATCTGAAGTCCGACAAGCCAGTCCCACACACGTCAGGCACCGAACACCGTGGCCCGTCGGCTTTTCCCTAGCCCTTCGTGTACACGTTGTGTTGGGCGCAGATCCAGTTGCGCAGCGTGTGGCATCACGAGGAGCTGACGGCCTTGTCATTCAGATACGCACAGTTGCCGTCGGCTCGAATTTCAAACCTGCAACACATGCACCGCGGGGCCGTGAGTCACAGCGGAGCACGCTGCGTAGCGCAGCAGATGAGAGCAGGCGGCAACGGGGCCTTAATTACCCCGCTCTCCACTGCTCTCCCCCACgctgcctgcctgctgcatcTGGGCCCAGAATCCCCTTGTGATTTGTTTTAATATCAAATTCAGTTAATTTCATGATGTTCTCTCATGTGAAGCATGCAGCCCTGGGGTTGGTACTGGTTTGTCCCTAATGCAGGCAAAACGTCAGGCTGGATGGGGATCAGACCAAAGGTAgtgtaagggactgtggaagactttgttacggcctagctaggaaACTTCCGCTTCCTCGAGCCGAAAGGTTACTGTTggacatagatagttactgaaggacacagctgctttgcatggcccttcgccaggtagcggaaaagcccccctttgggaagtaccaaattctatattcatgaactgtttttgtgtagtgcttattaacgctgactgtctgcccctccttcGGACTCCgtccaggcagagctccggtgtgctgagttccccgcctccgtgactacaacgcttggagtccccgttgcaggtgggtcactaaccttcagtaaagccaataactcacagctgtgtgtaagcctcgtttttctcacagtactcctgccggacctgtggtgcttcgagcaccttggcccagaacaggtAGGATGTTTCCAGCCCACCACGCTATTCAATCTGATTGTACCTTCTGTTGCCCCCAATTcttggtctgtcttgtctagttagactgtgaactctttggggcagagactgtctcgctgtgtgtctgtgcagcgcccggcacaacggggccctgatctcagctggggcaagGACAGTCTCTTgcggtgtgtctgtgcagcacctgactcaatggggctctgatctcagctggggactctgggtgctaccataataccaaCATCAATACTACTACTACAGCTACTACAAGGTATCTTGGGCCAGATCTGTTACACAGGGGACATCAGCCAATAACGTTGCTACAACAGTACAAACAAACGCCCACGTACAGAAGAGCTAAGATCCCCGCAAAGCCAGCCCCATTAAACAGCGCCCCCCAATCCCGCACCGAATAGGAATTCCAAAATACCATGTCCAGTCTTTTTAATGCCAGAAAAAGATTATCGGTGGTTTTGTCTTCCTACCAATCTTAGACTGGTTCAGATTCAATGCTTATTCGAGTCACATGTGTCTCAACACTTAGAGAGAAGACTCACAGGTTGTTGAATTCTGCACCATTCACCCATCTCCAGGGCTCGCTCTCTTCCCTCCGCAGGCCGATCCAATGCTCGGAAAGGCCTTTATAGCGCAGCATGAAAGCCTTTTTAGAACAGAAAAAGGAAGACGTTATTTCGGGGTGGGTCCCCCTCCCtgtctcctgctgaagctgttccacgtTGCATAGGACACTTGAACAGTCGCTGGGGCCGAGAGTGTGTGAGACGGACTCTCTAGCCTGGCGGTTGGGTCACTCACCTGGGAAGAGACCCAAGTTCTGGTCCCTGCTCCAGGCCCATTTTATAATCTGGAGGCGTCTCACCTTTTGCTGCAGGGTGTCGATCGTAGCCAGGGAGGCTCTAAAGGAGGAGCAGTTGCTCTGGCTGTAGGTCCAGTTTCCTTTGGCCTCTGAGAAATAGTAACATTTCCCTAGATACCCAACCCAGCCATCAGGGCACCAagggacagcaggggagcccGGACGGTCAAAACCAAGTTTCAGTGCTACCCctgggggaaaaagagagaaagtaaCAGACACAGGGTGACAGAGACACATCTGTTCCTATGCAATTATATGCAGCAATAAGAATGCCACACAAGCTTTTCCCCTGAGATTAACGCAGCCCATCCTGTGCCCAGCGCTCAGATCTGTATATTTGATTCAGTGGAGACAAGGATtttacttttaagaaaaaaagcatCTGGCTAAAAGTCACAGCAGAAGACTATAAGatcagccacactgggtcagattaatggtccatctagccctgtatcctgtcttcagacagtggccaatggcagatgccccagagggaatgaacagaacagggaatcatcaaatgatccatcccctgttgtccagtccccaCTTCTGGCAGTTGAATATTTCGGagctgcatccctgatcatcttggctaatagccattgatgaacctatcctccatgaatttatctaattattttttgaaccccattatacttttggcaaggagttccacaggttgactgtgcatcgtgtgaagaaatacttccttttgtttgttttaagcctgctgcctattcatttcatcagCTTACCCCTCGTTCTCAtgttctgtgaaggggtaaacaataCTTCCCTATTatctttctccaccccagtcatgattttacagactcCTCTCATATCGCCCCCTTAGTTTTCTATTTTctaagttgaacagtcccagttattttttatttctcctcgtacggaagctgttccattcccctgatcatttttgtcaccattctctgcaccttttccaattctaatatagctGTTTTGAgttgaggtgaccagaactgagcgccatattcaagctgtgggtgtaCCACAGATTTACTTTGTGccatttatattttctgtcttattatctaatcTCTTTCCTAACGGTTCCTTGTATTCTGTTAGTTTGTTTGACTGTCGCCGCACATTgaacggatgttttcagagaactagccaagatgactccaagatctctttcttgagtggcaacagctaatttagacccatcatttggTATGTATAATTGGGACTGATTTTTTtcgaatgtgcattactttgcacttatcaacattgttTAATACATGCAGGTAGCctgcattattaaaaaaaaaaaaaacaaactcgaTAAAGTCCAGCCAGAAGAGGGCACCAGAACCTCATCACAAAACTTTGCACTGACTGGCTCGGAGAAAAGTTTTaactcagtggtgggcaacctgctgcCCATCAcagtaatctgattgtgggccgcgAGAcgttttgctgacgttgaccgtccgcaggcaccgcccccacagttcccagtggccgcggttctctgtttctggccaatgggagctgcgggaagcggcgcctGCTGGCGAAGGGGCGctgggatgtgctggccaccgctccccacagatcccattggccgggaacagagaaccgcagccactgggagctgcggggggcggtgcctgcggacggtcaacatcagcaaaatgtctcatggcccgcaatcagattaccctgatgggttgCCCACCATTGGTTTAACTCATTCCACCTCTCGTTTAGAAGCCTCTATTGGATATCGCATCAGATAAAAAACGACCAAGTAACAAAACTAAAGAGCTCATGAaattttaaccctttcagggcagaAAAGGAGGCTTAGAAACTAATGCCCATGAATCATATCACAGAGATGGTTTGAAGGGCGAATGAGGCAGTCATGTTAAGGGCAGTTGGAGCAAGAGTCTTGTATAAATCCACTATGGCCCAACTATCTGAGGCAAGAAGAGAGAAAACCGTGCGATTGCGGCCGCTCCTGGGCCAAATGGAAAACAGAATGGTGCAGGGAGCGCTGAACTCTCACCTGACAAAGCCATGATGACAATGACAGCCGTGGTCAAGAGTATAAAGAGGAATTTACGTGTACAGTGTTTCCAGGGCTTGGCCCAACGCTGAccacctgaaagagagaaagcTGTCAGTTCTCCTGGAGGAGGAGCATGTGAGGACCCAGAGTTATTAATACCAGCATGTCAGCTGTCAGATAGGGCATTTAGTTAAATGGCTCCTGCTTTCTCTCCCTTCTGCTCATTGTTCCAGTCCAGGCTCTCTAGCGCTGTGATCCCGAGTATCCCAGGGCTGACTGGCTCCCAACTAACAGGGGAGGGGAATGTGTCTCATTCTGCAGTCTCTTCCCTGCCTATGCCCCCTACCCAGGAGATCAGACTCTCTCTCAGATGTCGAGCCCACAAACCTAGTGGCCCTACATTAAGTCAGGATGCTCTGAGAcaagccatggggggggggggggagaagagatgctGGAAATTTGACTCCCTTAGGAGGAGAAGCAGTATACATTTGGTATTACTGTCCCTAATGAGCAAAGAAATTGCTACAGGATGGAAAATGTTCCCATTCCATATTACAGGGACTGCAGTCATTACAGTCTGATGGACGATGTTGATTTACACCTATCCTGCATTAGAAGGCATTTACACAATAGACCAGaaacaccagtgccaaatagagagagaaaataaccTCTCATCTCCTCCTTGAGATTCCCTTGTTTCTGCATCTCAGGATTGTACTagaccttttggccacagcattgcatggcgagctcacattcagctgtttatccaccatgacctccaaatctttttcggagtccctgcttcccaggagagagtcccccatcCAGTAAGCATGGCCTATGTTCCTTATTCCCAGATGTACATGCTGACACTGTGCTGTGTTCAGACACCTACTGTTTGCTTGCCCCCAGTTTACGAAGCACTCCAGATCTCCCTAAAggaagagggcaggtcactgattcagagtgatctagatcATTTGGTAAACAAggggaacaaataattaataactgGCTCTTCAGTCTCGCAGTGAAAGGTAAAATATGATCCAAGGGCTGGGAGCGGACGGTAGACAAAGTCAGGCTGGAaagaaggtgtacatttttactagtgagagtaat
This portion of the Dermochelys coriacea isolate rDerCor1 chromosome 14, rDerCor1.pri.v4, whole genome shotgun sequence genome encodes:
- the LOC119842446 gene encoding C-type lectin domain family 2 member D-like, with product MRLTQRQEPEHSAEDPLNNNGDQERAGKPGGQRWAKPWKHCTRKFLFILLTTAVIVIMALSGVALKLGFDRPGSPAVPWCPDGWVGYLGKCYYFSEAKGNWTYSQSNCSSFRASLATIDTLQQKAFMLRYKGLSEHWIGLRREESEPWRWVNGAEFNNLFEIRADGNCAYLNDKAVSSS